From the Terriglobia bacterium genome, one window contains:
- a CDS encoding 2-isopropylmalate synthase, whose product MYVIGGAVSASHIAIFDTTLRDGEQSPGCSMNLEEKVLLAGHLDRLGVDVIEAGFPIASEGDFRAVQAVAARICRPAIAALARCTRKDIDRAWDALRNGERPRIHVFLATSDIHLQYKLKIARHDALVQSREAVRYARTLCDDVEFSPEDATRSDPEFLCSVLEGVIEAGATTLNVPDTVGYTIPSEFTRLITTIRERVRGIEKVTISVHCHNDLGLAVANSLAAIEAGARQVECTVNGIGERAGNAALEEIVMALRVRADRMPYTTGIHTEHLCPASQALSGILGFPVQPNKAIVGCNAFAHEAGIHQHGVLSNPLCYEIMTPESVGLPSNRIVLGKHSGRHALARRYQELGHPLAGAELDSVYQRFTELADRKKNIYDRDLISLLPHRGVRPSPPIAGAAQAFGD is encoded by the coding sequence ATGTACGTTATAGGAGGCGCAGTGAGCGCAAGCCACATTGCCATCTTCGATACTACGCTGCGCGACGGCGAACAGTCGCCGGGTTGCAGCATGAACCTGGAAGAAAAGGTTCTGCTAGCCGGTCATCTTGACCGGCTCGGGGTCGACGTCATCGAGGCCGGGTTTCCCATTGCCTCAGAGGGCGATTTCCGCGCGGTGCAGGCGGTTGCGGCGCGCATCTGCCGCCCGGCCATCGCCGCCCTCGCCCGCTGCACGCGAAAGGACATTGACCGCGCTTGGGATGCGCTTCGCAATGGCGAGCGCCCCCGCATCCACGTCTTCCTCGCCACCTCCGATATCCACCTGCAGTACAAGCTGAAGATCGCTCGCCATGATGCGCTGGTCCAGTCACGCGAGGCTGTGCGTTATGCCCGCACCTTGTGTGATGACGTCGAATTTTCTCCCGAGGATGCCACTCGCTCCGACCCGGAGTTCCTGTGTTCCGTATTGGAGGGCGTGATCGAGGCCGGCGCGACCACACTCAACGTCCCGGACACGGTCGGCTACACCATCCCTTCTGAGTTCACGCGGCTGATCACCACGATTCGTGAACGCGTGCGCGGGATCGAGAAGGTCACCATCTCGGTACACTGCCACAACGATCTCGGGCTCGCGGTCGCCAACAGCCTCGCCGCCATCGAGGCGGGCGCGCGCCAAGTGGAGTGCACGGTCAATGGTATCGGCGAGCGCGCCGGCAACGCCGCCTTGGAGGAGATCGTCATGGCGCTGCGAGTCCGCGCCGATCGCATGCCCTATACCACCGGCATTCACACCGAGCACCTCTGCCCTGCCAGCCAGGCGCTCTCCGGGATTCTCGGCTTTCCGGTGCAACCCAACAAGGCGATCGTCGGCTGCAACGCCTTCGCGCACGAAGCCGGCATCCACCAGCATGGCGTGCTCAGCAATCCACTCTGCTACGAGATCATGACGCCCGAATCGGTCGGCCTGCCGTCGAACCGCATCGTGCTCGGCAAGCACTCCGGACGGCATGCGCTCGCCCGCCGATACCAAGAGCTCGGCCATCCGCTCGCTGGCGCAGAACTCGACTCGGTGTACCAGCGCTTCACCGAGCTCGCCGACCGCAAGAAGAATATCTACGATCGCGATCTGATTTCGCTGCTCCCTCACCGCGGCGTCCGTCCCTCGCCGCCGATCGCGGGCGCTGCGCAGGCCTTCGGGGACTGA